One Pogoniulus pusillus isolate bPogPus1 chromosome 10, bPogPus1.pri, whole genome shotgun sequence genomic window carries:
- the LOC135178953 gene encoding placenta-specific gene 8 protein-like isoform X2: MASQPVITMQPQFTAAPQVGQWQTGMLDCCSDCGVCLCGAFCFLCLSCQVAGDMDECCLCGSSVAMRTLYRTKYRIPGSILNDWCAVLCCSYCSLCQLKRDIKRRKDMGIF, from the exons ATGGCCTCGCAGCCGGTGATCACGATGCAGCCCCAGTTCACGGCCGCGCCACAGGTGGGGCAGTGGCAGACAGGGATGCTGGACTGCTGCTCCGACTGCGGTGTCT GTCTGTGCGGGGCgttctgcttcctctgcctgaGCTGCCAGGTGGCAGGGGACATGGATGAGTGCTGCCTGTGTGGCAGCAGCGTGGCCATGAGGACTCTGTACCGCACCAAATACAGGATCCCG GGATCCATTCTGAATGACTGGTGTGCAGTCCTGTGCTGTTCTTACTGctccctgtgccagctgaaGAGAGACATCAAACGGAGGAAGGACATGGGCATCTtctg A
- the LOC135178953 gene encoding placenta-specific gene 8 protein-like isoform X1 encodes MASQPVITMQPQFTAAPQVGQWQTGMLDCCSDCGVCLCGAFCFLCLSCQVAGDMDECCLCGSSVAMRTLYRTKYRIPGSILNDWCAVLCCSYCSLCQLKRDIKRRKDMGIFW; translated from the exons ATGGCCTCGCAGCCGGTGATCACGATGCAGCCCCAGTTCACGGCCGCGCCACAGGTGGGGCAGTGGCAGACAGGGATGCTGGACTGCTGCTCCGACTGCGGTGTCT GTCTGTGCGGGGCgttctgcttcctctgcctgaGCTGCCAGGTGGCAGGGGACATGGATGAGTGCTGCCTGTGTGGCAGCAGCGTGGCCATGAGGACTCTGTACCGCACCAAATACAGGATCCCG GGATCCATTCTGAATGACTGGTGTGCAGTCCTGTGCTGTTCTTACTGctccctgtgccagctgaaGAGAGACATCAAACGGAGGAAGGACATGGGCATCTtctggtga